In the genome of Bradyrhizobium sp. CB3481, the window TCCACATCTGGTCGGCGGCGGTACGGGAGCCCTTGCCGAAGATCTGGAATTCCCACTGGCCCTTCGCCACTTCGGCGTTGATGCCTTCGTGGTTGATGCCGGCATGGAGGCAGAGGTCGAGATGTTCTTCCACCATCTTGCGGGCGACGTCGCCGACGTTCTTGTAGCCAACGCCGGTGTAGTACGGGCCCTGCGGCGCCGGATAGCCTTCCGACGGGAAACCGAGCGGACGGCCGTCCTTGTAGAAGAAATATTCCTGCTCGAAGCCGAACCAGGCGCCTTCATCGTCCAGGATGGTCGCACGCTTGTTGGACGGATGCGGGGTCTTGCCATCGGGCATCATGACTTCGCACATCACCAGCACGCCATTGGTGCGGGCGCCATCCGGATAAACCGCGACCGGCTTCAGCACGCAATCGGAGCTGTGGCCTTCGGCCTGGTTGGTCGACGAACCATCGAAGCCCCACAGCGGAAGCTGCTCCAGCGTCGGAAACTTGTCGAATTCCTTGATCTGCGTCTTGCCGCGCAAACTCGGCGTCGGCGTATAGCCGTCGAGCCAAATATACTCGAGCTTGTACTTGGTCATTGAGCCTCTCTTGAAGTTGCTACTGTGGAATGCGGAGCCGAAGCCTTGAAATCTGGATCGTGATGCCCAGCCCCCTGGAAGCTCCGCATACGTGTACCCGGCCACGTCAGGCCACGCCTTAGTAAGCATGTAACGTGCCAATCGCTGCACTGCGGTAGTGGTCATCCACAGGGCGAGCGGGGCGCCGGCCTAAAATAAAAGCTGCGACATAGGAGCGCGGCAGGCCTGCAAATCAGGCCGATCGGCGACGGCGCCGCAGCGCGAATCCAGCCTATTTCTCCGGCACTTCCGCTTGTCTGCGGCTAAGCGCTTAAAGGAACGGCATCATTTTGACACCCGGGCGCGGGCGGCCAGCTGGTCGGAGCAACCATCCCGCCGGCTCGCGCATTGGTCAGGCGAACGCTGCCTCGCAGAGAGCAACGCCGAAACTGCCTATGAAATGGACAAATCCTGCCGTCATCTTGGGCACTTGCACCCGACCGGGGCACCGACAATATCGACTTACGTAACCAGTAGAGAACGACTCGGGCGCACCATGGAGGTACCCCGCCCGAGGGATGAGGAGAGACTGAGATGATAAATACCGGTCTAGATCAGGGGTCTGCCAAGATCTACCAGTTCCCAACCGGGGGCCGTGCGGCTCTCCGGGGACGGCGCTATGGCGAGACCAAGCCAGCCGAGTTTGCCGCCCAGGCGGTCAACCTCGCGGACTGCAGCGACAGCTGGTACCACGCTGCCGCCATCGAGAATGCCAACAACGAGCGGGACCACTGATGCCCGGGAAGTGTCTGGCAGGGACGCGCCCGATCAACAAGGCGCGGACGGCGAACCAAAAAGGGTCGGAACGATAACGTTTCGGCCCTTTTTCATGTCTGCTGCTCGCAGGTCGTGGTCTTCCGCCTGGCATGCTTGAGCGTCACGACCCCTGCTTTGGTGATCCGCAGCGTCACGCCCTTTGCCTGATAGCGCGACCCCGTCAGCGCCACCCGCTTGGGCAGCGTCAGCGCCTTGCCGTCGATCTGCAGATGGGCGCGCTTGTCGTATTGAAAAAATCCGACCATGAATTGCGAGCCGTCGGCACAGCGATAGTTCCGGAAACTGGACTGCGCGGATGCCCCCGATGGGATGGTCGCAACCGCTGCAGCGCACAGCGCCGCGCCGAAAATCATAGCTTTAAGACAATTCATGCTTCGCCCCTTGCAGAGTTCAGTATAGACGAGACCGGAGCAGACGGCATGTCCTTCCGTTCTTGTCCACCACGCGAGATCGTCCGAACCAGCCGATGCCAGTGACCCCTGCCCGCCATCTCAACCTTTCCGGCGCCAGCAATTTCCGCGACCTCGGCGGCTACGCGACCAGCGACGGCCGGACCGTGCGCTGGCGGCAGATCTTCCGCTCCAACCATCTCGGCCATCTTACCGACGAAGATGCCGTCGTGCTGCGCGATCTCGGCGTCCGCAGCGCGTTCGACTTTCGCGGCACCGAGGAACGCACTGCCGCCCTGTGCGCCATGCCAGAAATATCAGTTCATTCGCTGCCGGTCGAACCCACCGTCGTGGCGGCCTTGCGCGCAATCGCAGCCGGCGGCACACCGCTGTCGACCAATCACGCCGTCGAGGTGATGTGCGATTCCTATCGCAGCTATGTGCAGAACAACACGCGCCACTTCCGGACGCTGTTTGCGCATCTGCTCGAAGACCGTGCGCCGCTGGTGATCCATTGCACCGCCGGCAAGGACCGCACCGGCTTTGCCTGCGCGCTGATCCTGCACACACTCGGCGTTCCCGAGGAAGCGATCTCGGAAGATTATCTGCTGACCAACCGCTTCTACCGCAGGGATCCCAACCACAGCACCGACCTGCCCGACGAGGTCAGGCAGGTGCTCGGCTCGGTGCAGGCCGCGTTCCTGGCTGCAGCCTTCCAGGCCATCGATGCCGATTATGGCGATCTCGAAAGCTATATCCGCGACGGCCTCGGCATCGGCAAAGCCGAGCGCGCCCATCTCGAAGCGCGCTATTTGGAGGGCTAACCTGGAGTCTGACGGGATTACAGTCGGTCGACTGGCTGCGTCGGGCGCTGCCGGCTACTGTGCATGGGGTTGTTTTCGATATTTTGTTGCGGCGGCCAAGGGAGCGCCGGGCCGGACCTGATCTGATCGTGTTTTAGTCCGCCTTCACCCGCCGCATCGATACCACCTGCGCGGAGGGCTTGCCGCCCGTGGTCCTGATGTTGACCTGCACCTCGTAGTCGTTGCTGGTTTCGCTCTTCGGCACATAGAGCATCGCGGTGAAGCGCAGGCGTCCGCGCGCATCCAGCGTCAATGGCAGATCGGTGCGCACGCGGAAGGAATTGCCCTGGCGTTTTCGCGGCGGCAACCTCGCCGTCATGACCGGCTCGACCAGCGCCCGCAGATCTAGCTTCACGGCCGCTGCGCCATCGATCCGGTAATAGGCAAAGGAGTCGCTGTCCCAGCGGCTGTTGGCGACCTCGACGACGGACCGGCTGTCCGGCGACCAGGCGGCAACCAGTTCGTAGCGGTTGGCGCGCATCTCGCCGGTCGCCCAGTATTCGCCGCCGAGCTTGGCGAGCACCGCACCGTCGCTGACGCGGATCAGGAGGTTTTCGACGCCGGGCGGCGGCGGATCGCTGACCGACAGGCCCTGCGCGCCGCGCCAGGCGAATGCATAATCCTTCGATGGCGAGATGGTATCGTCGACGACCCGCATCGCAGCGTTCCCCTCGCCGCAGACGAGGCCGCCATGTTGGTCGGTAACGCAGGCCTGCGCCAAGGCGGCAGGCGTCCGCAGCGCATAGGATGCGAGGACAACGAGCAGAACTGCCAGAGCGCGGTGCATGCCGCGATCCTATCCTTCGGAGGCCAGCCGTAAAGCTGCGCGCTATCCGGCCGGAGAAGTGCCTGGCGGCTCAGGCCGCCGCTTCCATTTCCATTTCGGCATCGAGGTCGGCGATGACGTCCTCGAACGCCGAGATCGCCTGCTGGATCGCTGCGATCTGCATCAATTCCCAGCTCGAGACCGGACCGCTGCGGTTCTGCAGCGCGACGACGAGGTCGCGCCGCTGCTCCTTAAGCTGAACAAGCGGTAAACCATGATCCGGCAAACCCATGACAAATCCCCCTGGCCTTCTGTTGGTATCCGCCTTGTATCGAACGGAGTCTGCAAACGGCTTACAGAACTTCGGCAAATTTTATCGATTTTGCCCCATTCCGTAGTCTTACGCGGCGTGTTTCCGCCGCCGCCGTTGCGGTTGGCGGAACGACCGTTCATGCAGAAATTCGCCGCATCACATGAAATTCTCCTGATAGGATGCGCCTCCTTTCCGGCTGGCGGAGGCCCATCATGAACGGAAAAGTCATCGTGGTGACGGGAGCCCTCGGCGCGCTCGGCAGCGTTGTGGCCAACGAGGCGCTGGCGCGCGGGGCCAGGATTGCAAGCGTCGACCATGCCCCGACGCAAGTCCCGGCCACGGCCGATCGGTTCGAACTTGGCGGCGTCGACCTCACCGACGCAGCCCAGGCGAACAAGGCGATCAAGGCTGCGGCCTCGCATTTTGGAAAGCTGGATGCGCTGATCAACATCGCCGGCGGTTTTGCCTTTGAGACGGTGATAGATGGTGACCCCAAGACCTGGCAGCGCATGTACGCACTCAACGTCATGACCGCGCTGAACGCCTCGCGCGCAGCGATCCCGCATCTCGTCGCATCGGGTAACGGGCGCATCGTCAATGTCGGCGCGATGGGCGCGCTGCAGGCCGGAAGTGGCATGGGCGCCTACGCGGCCTCGAAATCCGGCGTGCATCGCCTGACCGAGGCGCTCGCCGCCGAGCTCAAGGGCAAGGTCACGGTCAATGCCGTGCTGCCGTCGATCATCGACACGTCGGCGAACCGCGCCAGCATGCCGAAAGCCGATTTCGCCAAATGGGTGACGCCAAAGGAATTGGCCGAGGTGATCCTGTTCCTCGCCAGCGACGCGGCGAGTGCCGTCACCGGCGCGCTGCTGCCGGTGAGCGGGAGGGTTTAGTCCTCAACCTCCGCCAGCTTTCGCAGCACCGCCTTGAAGCGGATGCTGCGCTTGCCGGCGAGCGCGGTGGCTTCGCCCTCTGCGCCGTCAGGGTCGTAGGTCCCGGAAAAGCCGATGCCGACTTCATGGCCGCTGAATATCGGCCGCTCGCTTTGGGCCAGCGTATGCTCGCGATTGACGAGTTCGCCCTTCCACCTGCCGTTTGCCGCTGAATAGGCCCCGATATAGTCGAAAAAGGCGTCGCCGCCCCTGATCCGGCCGTCCTGCAGCAGCATCACGCCGGTGTTGCCGGCATCGATCCCGTCGAGCATGCGGATGTGGATGGAATAGAGCCCGTTGCTGATGCCATCAGGGCCGACTTCGCCGGGCGGCGGGGCGTCGGAATCGTTGATCCGAGAAAGGACGGTCTTGAACCGGATTCCCGGCAACGCGGCGCTGCCGCCCTCGAAATGAATTTCTTCGCCCAAGGGGGCGCCGGTGAAATTCAGGACCGCGTGGTCGACGTCGAACATCGGAACGTAGTTCGGATAGTGGTTGTGCCGCGACATCGTGATCTCGACCGCAATGACGCCGTCAGCCGAGGTGAAGCTGCCGGCAAAGGACGAGCCGGAATCACCGCCATAGAGCCGGCCGCCTTCGGTCGCGAACATCACGCCGCACCCCGTGCCGCGCTCGGTGACAAAGCTGAATTTGTATAGTCCTTGCAGCACGCCCTGCCCGCTTTGCATCTGGCAAATGCGATCTGGCCCGCGAACACTGGATTCGCGGGTTCCCTCGATTGCCTTTGGCCTTGTCCCCGGGGGCACAATAGCCGCCCGCGCGGCCCCCGATCAAACGCTTTGCCTGATATCGGCTACAGTCCGGATACTGAGTCGCGGCCGCCTGCGCCGCCGGAGCGAATTTTGGAAACCGAGCTCTATCTTCCCGTCAAACGCTTCCTCGAAAAGCTCGGCTTCACCGTCAAGGGCGAGGTCGGCGGCTGCGATCTGGTGGCGCTGAGTGGCGATGACCCGCCGATCGTCGTGATCGGCGAGTTGAAGCTTGCCTTCAATCTCGAATTGATCCTGCAGGCGGTGGATCGCGCCGGCGCCGCCGACGAGGTCTGGCTTGCGGCCAGACTGTCCGCCCGCGGCAAGGGCCGTGAAAGCGACGCGCGCTATCGCAATCTCTGCCGCCGTCTCGGTTTTGGCATGCTCGCCGTCACCAATACGGGCGATGTCGAGGTGCTGGTCAAGCCGCCGACATCGGCGCCGCGCCGCGATCCCAGGAAGCGCTCGCGGCTGATCGCCGAGCACCAGAAGCGCAAGGGCGATCCCGTCTTGGGCGGATCGACGCGCGCGCCGATCATGACGGCCTACCGTCAGCAGGCGCTGGCCTGCGCCTGCGCCCTTTCGGGTGGGCCGCGGCGCGTCAGGGATTTGCGGGTCGACATCCCCGATGCCGGCAAGATCCTGCTCCATAACGTTTATGGCTGGTTCGACCGCGCCGAGCGCGGCATCTACGTGCTGACCGACGCCGGCCATGCCGCGTTGAAACGCTGGCCGCAGCAGCCGCAGGGCCTGCCGGCCACCGATGCGGCGCCCTGACGGTATCGTGATCGCCCGCCATAAAGGGCTATCGGACCTGAGGAATTGTAGGTGCATGGCTGTATTGCCATGCGAAATTCATATTGCAATGCAATATGTGGGGACATAGGTATCTCCGCGAGTCAATGCGAGGCCCCTATGAGCGAAGACTGGAACACGAAATACGGCACACGGCGCGTCCGGCGGGATCCGCCGACGCTGGAGGAAGCGATCTTCGCCGCGGTGGGAATCACCGACGACCAGCAGCAGCAGGCGGAAATCGCGGCTGCGCTGATGGGCCTGCCTTACGAGGAAGTCCTGGCTGAAGTGAAGAAGACAGGCCGCGCACTGGCGCGTTCGGCCACCCGCGTCATCGCCGGCGAACAGGGCGCCCAGCGCGCCGTGGTGGTGGAGCGCAAGGTTGTCCGGCGCTTCGCTACGCGCACCGGCACCTGAACGGGTCGCCGCAGCCTTACCTGAATGGCTCAAGAAAAATGCCCAAGGCTCATTCGGCCTTGGGCATTTTTGTATGTTCGAACGTACGGATGCCCTACGAGGCGCCCCACTCGGTCGGCGCGCCGCCGGCCATCCGAACCAGCATGCGCCAGTAGGCGCGGTTGAAAGCCACCACCGCACGAACCGCATTCACCATGCTTTCGGCCCAGGACGTGGCGAATTCAGCCTGATCATACTTCATCACGTCGATGGTGCCGGTGGATTCGCCTTGGCGGAACACGAGCTGCGCGCCGAACTTGCTGGCCAGCGCCCGCATCGCTTCGTTCTGCGCACCCGTGGTGATCCGCAGGCTCTTGTAGCCCTTGGCGCGGGCTTCCTTGATCAGCTTGCGGAACAGGATGCTGCCGACACCCCGGCGACGCACCGACGATTCAACGCTGAAGGCGATCTCAGGCAGCGAATCCGGCGACTGATCCGGCGGATGCAGTTCGGCGGCGCCGCGGACCACGCCATCCTCGAAAAAGGCAATGATGACCGTGCCGTCATTGGCGCATTTCTCGGCGTAGCGCTCGATGAAGCTGTCATCCATGAAGCCGTGGAAACGATCGCGGCGGCTGATGCGGTCGAGCCGCAACAGGTGATCGCGCAACAGCGGCAATTCTTCCTGCTGGCTCAGCGTGCGCACGCTGGAATCGGCGAGCGCGGCCGCAATAACGGTGAGATACATAGTCCAAAAACTCCTCTCAGAAAGGCCCTTCGAGGAGGCGTCGAATCCCTAGACGGCCAATATTGTGCGTCGCAACATCAAATACAAGGCCGGATTGTTGCGTATACCGCCCTAAATAGTTGCAATAATTACAGTCGTTTAGTGCACCTCCATTAACCAATTGTTAAGCCCGCTAGTCCGGCGCAGACTGGGTATGAGGCTTGCTTATTTCGGTGCGGGACAAAGCTTTCCGCAGGGGATGGAGGTCCTTCGTGGCTGTCGTGCTCGACACGAGTTCTTGCCTGCCGGAGCGGCGGCTTGCGCTGTGGCAGGACATTGTCTGCGACACTTTCGTCGGGCTCGACTGCAAGTCGGACATGCGCGGCGCGTTCTGGGGCTCGGTGTCGCAAGCCAGAATGGGATCGGTGTCGCTCACCCAGGTCGATTCCACCGCACAGCGGGTATTTCGCACGCCGTCGCGCATCGCCCGCGCCAGCGAGGATTTCGTGCTGATGGCGCTCGGCAATCACGGTGTAAACGGCGTCTTCCAGGACGGCCGCGAAGCGATCGTCTCCGCGGGGCAATTCGTCATCTACGACACCACCCGCCCCTATGAGCTGCGCTTCGACGACAGCTTTTCGCAGACCATCTTCCAGATGCCGCGCAAGCTGCTGCAACAGCGCGTCGGCGCGTTCGAGAGTTTGACCGCGACCACTTTTACCGGCGACCGTCCGCTCGAACGGCTGACCTATGATTTCGCGCGCAATGTGAGCAGGACGATCGAGCTGGTCGATCCCGCGTCCGCGGCGCGGCTGCTCGACCAGGCGCTCGACCTTCTCGCGATGACGCTGGCCGATCGGCTGCATGCGCGTTCGCCGGACCAGTCGGTGCATCGGTCGGCGCTGCTCTATCGCCTCAAGAACTACATCCTGACGCATCTCGCCGATCCCGAATTGTCGCTGCCGCGCGCTGCGGCGGCGATCGGAATTTCGCCGCGCTACGCCAGCGACCTGATGGCGTCCGAACAGACTTCATTCCGCGGTTACGTGCAGATGCAACGTCTGGAACGCTGCAAGCGCGACCTCGCCGATCCCGCCAGCCAGGCCCGGCACATCGGCGAGATCGCCTTCGCGTGGGGCTTTAACGACCTCGCCCATTTCAGTCGCATCTTCAAGCAGCGCTTCGGCGTCTCTCCGCGCGAATGGCGCGAGCAGACCGGCAGATAACGCCCTCGCCTTCCCACCGCTCCGTTGCCTCTTCGGCCACTGCCGATTTAGACAAGTTTTCGTTCCGCCGCGGACAAGCGGCCCGCGCCTTCGCAGCAGTACGCTCGGCACCAACACGTGTCGGTCCAATGCGAAGGGAGGGTTGCGATGGGTCTGGTTCATCAGAAATACAAGGTGGCGGTGGTTCAGGCGGCGCCGGTTTTTCTTGATCTCGACGCAACCGTCGACAAGACCATCCATCTGATCGAGGAAGCTTCGGCCAAAGGCGCCAGGCTGATCGCGTTCCCCGAGACCTTCATTCCCGGATATCCGTGGCAGATCTGGCTTGGTGCGCCGGCCTGGGCGATCGGCCGCGGTTTTGTGCAGCGCTATTTCGACAACTCGCTGGCCTACGACAGCCCGCAGGCGGAAAAAATCCGCAACGCCGTGAAGCGCGCAAAGCTGACCGCCGTGCTTGGACTCTCCGAACGCGACGGCGGCAGCCTCTATATCGCGCAATGGCTGATCGGCCCCGATGGCGAGACCATCGCCAGGCGGCGGAAGCTGCGTCCGACCCATGCCGAGCGCACCGTGTTTGGCGAGGGCGACGGCAGCGACCTCGCGGTCCACGATCGCATCGACATCGGACGTATCGGCGCGCTGTGCTGCTGGGAGCACCTGCAGCCACTGTCGAAATACGCGATGTACGCCCAGAACGAACAGGTGCATGTCGGGGCATGGCCGAGCTTCTCGCTGTACGATCCGTTCGCGCATGCGCTCGGCCATGAGGTCAACAACGCCGCCAGCAAGGTCTATGCGGTGGAAGGCTCGTGCTTCTTCCTCGGCCCCTGCGCTGTCGTCTCGCAGGCGATGATCGACGAACTCTGCGATTCTCCCGAGAAACACGCGTTCCTGCATGCCGGCGGCGGCCACGCCGTGATCTACGGGCCGGATGGCAGTTCGCTGGCGGAGAAGCTGCCTCCCGACCAGGAAGGCATTTTGTACGCCGACATCGATCTCGGCATGATCGGGGTGGCCAAGAACGCCGCCGATCCGGCCGGGCACTATTCGCGGCCCGACGTCACGCGGCTGTTGCTCAACAACAAGCGCGCCAACCGCGTCGAGCATTTCTCGCTTCCGGTCGACGCCGAGGTGATGAGCGAAATCAGGCTGCAGGCTTGAGGCATTCACTCTGACAAGGAGAGGCCGATGGAATCCGCGATCCCTGCACATCTGCAAACCGCGCGCACGCGCCACCGCCGTGTCGGCGACGATTATGCGCCGCCCTACCCGTCCTTCGTGGCGCGGCACAGACCGAGCGTCACACGCGTGGTGATGGCCTATTTCGGCCTGCAGACCCGCGGCACGCCATCGATCGCTGCCGAGCAGGCTCTGATCCGGCTGGCATCCGAGTTCTCAGCCGCAGATGGTCCATCGCATTGGGACCGGGCGCGCTACATCGACGAAGCTGGTTTCACCAACATCGTCACGGTGGCCTATTGGGACGACCGCCAAAAATTCGACCGCTGGTTTCCGCCCGCACGCGAGCGCTGGACCGGCGGGCAGCGAAGCAATGACGGGTTCGGCACCTTCATCGAGGCGCTTTATCCTTCCGCGGAAGGCTATGAGACCCTGTTCTCTTCGCTCGGCAGGCCCGAGGGCGTCGCCGTTCTCGCCGACGGCATGAGCGGCGAGGTTTTGGAGCACGCCTATTGGGGCGGCATGCGCGATCGTATCCCACTGTCGCAGACCAGCGAGATGGCGCCTTTGGGCACCGCCCGCGCGATCCGCGACGGCGCGCGCGTCAGGATCGTCCCGCATGACAATGTCTGCCTGATCCGTTCGGGCCAGGATTGGGGCGATACCGAAGCCGCCGAACGCAAGATGTACCTTGGCGACGTCGAGCCGGTGCTGCGGGAGGGTATGGATTTCCTGCGCGACCAGGGCCGGTCGATCGGCTGCTATGCCAACCGCTACATGACGGTGCTG includes:
- a CDS encoding carbon-nitrogen hydrolase family protein: MGLVHQKYKVAVVQAAPVFLDLDATVDKTIHLIEEASAKGARLIAFPETFIPGYPWQIWLGAPAWAIGRGFVQRYFDNSLAYDSPQAEKIRNAVKRAKLTAVLGLSERDGGSLYIAQWLIGPDGETIARRRKLRPTHAERTVFGEGDGSDLAVHDRIDIGRIGALCCWEHLQPLSKYAMYAQNEQVHVGAWPSFSLYDPFAHALGHEVNNAASKVYAVEGSCFFLGPCAVVSQAMIDELCDSPEKHAFLHAGGGHAVIYGPDGSSLAEKLPPDQEGILYADIDLGMIGVAKNAADPAGHYSRPDVTRLLLNNKRANRVEHFSLPVDAEVMSEIRLQA
- a CDS encoding DUF2735 domain-containing protein, producing the protein MINTGLDQGSAKIYQFPTGGRAALRGRRYGETKPAEFAAQAVNLADCSDSWYHAAAIENANNERDH
- a CDS encoding DUF2161 family putative PD-(D/E)XK-type phosphodiesterase codes for the protein METELYLPVKRFLEKLGFTVKGEVGGCDLVALSGDDPPIVVIGELKLAFNLELILQAVDRAGAADEVWLAARLSARGKGRESDARYRNLCRRLGFGMLAVTNTGDVEVLVKPPTSAPRRDPRKRSRLIAEHQKRKGDPVLGGSTRAPIMTAYRQQALACACALSGGPRRVRDLRVDIPDAGKILLHNVYGWFDRAERGIYVLTDAGHAALKRWPQQPQGLPATDAAP
- a CDS encoding phenylacetaldoxime dehydratase family protein gives rise to the protein MESAIPAHLQTARTRHRRVGDDYAPPYPSFVARHRPSVTRVVMAYFGLQTRGTPSIAAEQALIRLASEFSAADGPSHWDRARYIDEAGFTNIVTVAYWDDRQKFDRWFPPARERWTGGQRSNDGFGTFIEALYPSAEGYETLFSSLGRPEGVAVLADGMSGEVLEHAYWGGMRDRIPLSQTSEMAPLGTARAIRDGARVRIVPHDNVCLIRSGQDWGDTEAAERKMYLGDVEPVLREGMDFLRDQGRSIGCYANRYMTVLGADGTATEKSYGMSWWKSLSALERWAESHPTHVRIFGAAMKYLSTLGPAAKLRLYHEVTVARADEQLFEYVDCHPQTGMLNAAQAVETA
- a CDS encoding glutamine synthetase beta-grasp domain-containing protein, which codes for MTKYKLEYIWLDGYTPTPSLRGKTQIKEFDKFPTLEQLPLWGFDGSSTNQAEGHSSDCVLKPVAVYPDGARTNGVLVMCEVMMPDGKTPHPSNKRATILDDEGAWFGFEQEYFFYKDGRPLGFPSEGYPAPQGPYYTGVGYKNVGDVARKMVEEHLDLCLHAGINHEGINAEVAKGQWEFQIFGKGSRTAADQMWMARYLMLRLTEKYGIDIEFHCKPLGDTDWNGSGMHANFSTKYMREVGGKEYFEKLMGAFEKNLMDHIAVYGPDNDKRLTGKHETAPWNKFSYGVADRGASIRVPHSFVNNGYKGYLEDRRPNSQGDPYQIASQILKTISEVPTGAKAAA
- a CDS encoding tyrosine-protein phosphatase, with protein sequence MPVTPARHLNLSGASNFRDLGGYATSDGRTVRWRQIFRSNHLGHLTDEDAVVLRDLGVRSAFDFRGTEERTAALCAMPEISVHSLPVEPTVVAALRAIAAGGTPLSTNHAVEVMCDSYRSYVQNNTRHFRTLFAHLLEDRAPLVIHCTAGKDRTGFACALILHTLGVPEEAISEDYLLTNRFYRRDPNHSTDLPDEVRQVLGSVQAAFLAAAFQAIDADYGDLESYIRDGLGIGKAERAHLEARYLEG
- a CDS encoding GNAT family N-acetyltransferase, yielding MYLTVIAAALADSSVRTLSQQEELPLLRDHLLRLDRISRRDRFHGFMDDSFIERYAEKCANDGTVIIAFFEDGVVRGAAELHPPDQSPDSLPEIAFSVESSVRRRGVGSILFRKLIKEARAKGYKSLRITTGAQNEAMRALASKFGAQLVFRQGESTGTIDVMKYDQAEFATSWAESMVNAVRAVVAFNRAYWRMLVRMAGGAPTEWGAS
- a CDS encoding SDR family oxidoreductase, whose product is MNGKVIVVTGALGALGSVVANEALARGARIASVDHAPTQVPATADRFELGGVDLTDAAQANKAIKAAASHFGKLDALINIAGGFAFETVIDGDPKTWQRMYALNVMTALNASRAAIPHLVASGNGRIVNVGAMGALQAGSGMGAYAASKSGVHRLTEALAAELKGKVTVNAVLPSIIDTSANRASMPKADFAKWVTPKELAEVILFLASDAASAVTGALLPVSGRV
- a CDS encoding MliC family protein, translated to MNCLKAMIFGAALCAAAVATIPSGASAQSSFRNYRCADGSQFMVGFFQYDKRAHLQIDGKALTLPKRVALTGSRYQAKGVTLRITKAGVVTLKHARRKTTTCEQQT
- a CDS encoding helix-turn-helix domain-containing protein: MAVVLDTSSCLPERRLALWQDIVCDTFVGLDCKSDMRGAFWGSVSQARMGSVSLTQVDSTAQRVFRTPSRIARASEDFVLMALGNHGVNGVFQDGREAIVSAGQFVIYDTTRPYELRFDDSFSQTIFQMPRKLLQQRVGAFESLTATTFTGDRPLERLTYDFARNVSRTIELVDPASAARLLDQALDLLAMTLADRLHARSPDQSVHRSALLYRLKNYILTHLADPELSLPRAAAAIGISPRYASDLMASEQTSFRGYVQMQRLERCKRDLADPASQARHIGEIAFAWGFNDLAHFSRIFKQRFGVSPREWREQTGR